From one Bacteroidota bacterium genomic stretch:
- a CDS encoding type II secretion system F family protein — MREYRFTGVNVSGEAVRGTVFAPNPRQAKKRIGSLADQHNFQTQEVAPRATFQYQVRHVGGQIVKGEQKAYGADEVRAALERVGLDVVKVEKKLLDVQLRPPSGDIVMFVRLASNMLRRRLSFDEILNLLATDTRNGALRQTIRDLSSDLKSGLDARHAFLKHQHTLGKFTSYMLGLATVSGNMAEMFEATALYLERKDKFKKSVRSAMITPVITLLAALGAFIWYVWYIVPSYARLFSRYNVDLPPLTTASLAFATWMDANGWIVILLTILSIVGFIVWARTTRGRFLLHKQMIRLPLLGDLLHKLNLEIFCRVFGVLYSGSGEGEEVMRISAESTGNTFIEHQVRTITIPLLTAAGSDLVESMQASGVFLPMTLARFRSGAETGSVKEAAEEMADFYKREVDLKLETAIETIKTATAIFISLLVALLTILSAESAFISPTSSDIMLEAQ; from the coding sequence ATGCGCGAGTACCGATTTACCGGGGTCAACGTCTCAGGCGAGGCCGTGCGCGGCACCGTCTTCGCGCCCAACCCGCGCCAGGCCAAGAAGCGCATCGGCTCCCTCGCCGACCAGCACAACTTCCAGACGCAGGAGGTCGCCCCGCGCGCGACGTTCCAGTACCAGGTGCGCCACGTCGGCGGCCAGATCGTCAAGGGCGAGCAGAAGGCCTACGGGGCCGACGAGGTCCGCGCCGCCCTGGAGCGCGTTGGGCTCGACGTGGTCAAGGTCGAGAAGAAGCTCCTCGACGTGCAGCTGCGGCCCCCGAGCGGGGACATCGTGATGTTCGTCCGGCTCGCCTCCAACATGCTCCGGCGGCGGCTGTCGTTCGACGAGATCCTCAACCTCCTCGCCACCGACACCCGCAACGGCGCGCTGCGCCAGACCATCCGCGACCTGTCGAGCGACCTCAAGAGCGGGCTCGACGCGCGCCACGCGTTCCTGAAACACCAGCACACGCTCGGCAAGTTCACCTCGTACATGCTCGGCCTCGCGACGGTCAGCGGCAACATGGCCGAGATGTTCGAGGCGACGGCGCTCTACCTCGAGCGCAAGGACAAGTTCAAGAAGAGCGTCCGCAGCGCGATGATCACGCCCGTGATCACGCTCCTGGCGGCCCTCGGGGCGTTCATCTGGTACGTGTGGTACATCGTGCCGTCCTACGCCCGCCTCTTCTCGCGCTACAACGTGGACCTCCCGCCGCTGACGACGGCCTCGCTCGCGTTCGCCACCTGGATGGACGCGAACGGCTGGATCGTCATCCTCCTGACGATTCTCTCCATCGTCGGCTTCATCGTCTGGGCGCGCACGACCCGGGGGCGGTTCCTCCTCCACAAGCAGATGATCCGCCTGCCGCTCCTCGGCGACCTGCTGCACAAGCTCAACCTCGAGATCTTCTGCCGCGTCTTCGGGGTGCTCTACAGCGGCTCCGGCGAGGGCGAGGAGGTGATGCGCATCTCGGCCGAGTCGACAGGCAACACGTTCATCGAGCACCAGGTCAGGACGATCACGATCCCGCTCCTGACCGCCGCCGGGAGCGACCTCGTCGAGAGTATGCAGGCCAGCGGGGTGTTCCTTCCGATGACGCTCGCCCGCTTCCGCTCCGGTGCCGAGACGGGCTCCGTGAAAGAAGCCGCCGAGGAGATGGCTGACTTCTACAAGCGCGAGGTCGACCTCAAGCTCGAAACCGCAATCGAGACGATCAAGACGGCGACGGCCATCTTCATCTCGCTCCTCGTCGCTCTCCTGACGATCCTCTCGGCCGAGAGCGCCTTCATCTCGCCGACCAGCTCCGACATCATGCTCGAAGCGCAGTAG
- a CDS encoding GspE/PulE family protein: MAYELRKIFGKTDEPDDGVAFIEKDTPNGSSELLVDDPLLGTPDAPGAEGAARIPAPPPSETEEAARRDRVVARLLDRDLVTLAHVREAFNQWRRRGEKETLWRWVAQHPRVDREAIYAEAARIYAFREEPVSSESVESDFVKRLVEGFSAENRDELLALQLLPLRYEVDPERGVLRLIVASQDPTAPDVLRLVHRLGLEDYELRYAPESKIIPLLRALFPQRNEFLERMQEEKWAYELGASFDEGRQQLVDEEAIEAEINRSGLINLVEACLVEAVRLGASDIHVFPDAERRTEFHLRIDGELQHWHTEDKVAPEALLAVIKDRAGNVDRFEREAAQDGYIQRTVDGTLIRYRVSVLPIASANHGIKAESIVIRVLDDRKVFNDLGAIGLLPGALERFRKAIRQPYGMVIMTGPTGSGKSTTLVAALHQVIRPQINVLSIEDPVEYVIRGVRQIKLGPRISMERALRSVLRHDPDVVMVGEMRDQQTAELAVKLANTGHLTFSTLHTNDAPSAVSRLYKMGVEPFLIAYAINLVVAQRLLRTLCPTCKVPDPDPDPVLLEEVGFVPEEIERLTFYTAGHRDGCPTCNGVGYKGRQAISEALYFTRAIRHMIVKAKGDVDEDAIRKVAVEEGMLTLLASAREIVRRGLTSIDEVIRVTAVED; the protein is encoded by the coding sequence ATGGCCTACGAGTTACGCAAGATATTCGGCAAGACTGACGAGCCGGACGACGGCGTGGCCTTCATCGAGAAGGACACCCCGAACGGCTCGTCGGAACTGCTGGTAGACGACCCGCTCCTCGGCACGCCGGACGCGCCGGGCGCCGAGGGCGCGGCCCGCATCCCGGCCCCGCCGCCGAGCGAGACCGAGGAAGCCGCGCGGCGCGACCGCGTCGTGGCCCGCCTCCTGGACCGCGACCTCGTGACCCTCGCCCACGTCCGCGAGGCCTTCAACCAGTGGCGGCGGCGCGGCGAGAAGGAGACCCTCTGGCGCTGGGTGGCGCAGCACCCGCGCGTCGACCGCGAGGCGATCTACGCCGAGGCTGCCCGGATCTACGCCTTCCGCGAGGAGCCGGTCAGCTCCGAGTCCGTCGAGAGCGACTTCGTCAAGCGGCTCGTGGAGGGCTTCTCGGCCGAGAACCGCGACGAACTCCTCGCGCTCCAGCTCCTCCCGCTCCGCTACGAGGTGGACCCCGAGCGCGGCGTACTCCGCCTCATCGTCGCCAGCCAGGACCCGACGGCCCCCGACGTGCTCCGGCTCGTCCACCGCCTCGGGCTCGAAGACTACGAGCTCCGCTACGCGCCCGAGAGCAAGATCATCCCGCTCCTGCGCGCCCTCTTCCCGCAGCGCAACGAGTTCCTGGAGCGGATGCAGGAGGAGAAGTGGGCCTACGAACTCGGCGCGTCGTTCGACGAGGGGCGGCAGCAGCTCGTCGACGAGGAGGCCATCGAGGCCGAGATCAACCGCTCAGGGCTCATCAACCTCGTCGAGGCCTGCCTCGTCGAGGCCGTCCGCCTCGGGGCGTCCGACATCCACGTCTTCCCCGATGCCGAGCGCCGGACCGAGTTCCACCTCCGCATCGACGGCGAGCTCCAGCACTGGCACACCGAGGACAAGGTAGCTCCCGAGGCCCTTCTCGCTGTCATCAAAGACCGCGCGGGCAACGTCGACCGCTTCGAGCGCGAGGCCGCCCAAGACGGCTACATCCAGCGCACCGTCGACGGCACGCTCATCCGCTACCGCGTCAGCGTGCTTCCGATTGCGAGCGCCAACCACGGCATCAAGGCCGAGAGCATCGTCATCCGCGTGCTCGACGACCGCAAGGTGTTCAACGACCTCGGCGCGATCGGCCTCCTGCCCGGCGCCCTGGAGCGCTTCCGCAAAGCCATTCGCCAGCCCTACGGCATGGTCATCATGACCGGCCCGACCGGCTCGGGCAAGAGCACGACGCTCGTCGCCGCCCTCCACCAGGTGATCCGCCCGCAGATCAACGTCCTCTCGATCGAGGACCCCGTCGAGTACGTCATCCGCGGCGTGCGCCAGATCAAGCTCGGCCCCCGGATCTCGATGGAGCGCGCGCTCCGCTCGGTCCTCCGCCACGACCCCGACGTGGTGATGGTCGGCGAGATGCGCGACCAGCAGACGGCCGAACTCGCCGTCAAGCTCGCCAACACGGGGCACCTGACCTTCTCGACGCTCCACACGAACGACGCGCCGAGCGCGGTCAGCCGCCTCTACAAGATGGGCGTCGAGCCCTTCCTGATCGCCTACGCGATCAACCTCGTGGTCGCGCAGCGGCTCCTCCGCACGCTCTGCCCGACGTGCAAGGTGCCCGACCCCGACCCCGACCCCGTGCTCTTGGAGGAAGTCGGGTTCGTGCCGGAGGAGATCGAGCGGCTGACCTTCTACACGGCCGGCCACCGCGACGGCTGCCCCACCTGCAACGGGGTCGGCTACAAAGGGCGTCAGGCCATCTCGGAGGCGCTCTACTTCACACGCGCCATCCGGCACATGATCGTCAAGGCGAAGGGCGACGTGGACGAAGATGCGATCCGCAAGGTGGCCGTCGAGGAAGGGATGCTGACGCTCCTCGCCTCGGCGCGCGAGATCGTCCGGCGCGGCCTGACGAGCATCGACGAGGTCATCCGTGTCACCGCCGTCGAGGACTGA
- a CDS encoding type IV pilus twitching motility protein PilT: MEHTPHLPVGDGSPGDNDLSARLGAGDGGPALQAERLLPDSYYEVLTAVPPDLEGEDRIRWFVDQINQVPKADRDAVQVLYEGLAQRMIDLDASDLDFGGPAANGTVWYRVDGRKRADETAGTFSMDEADLVILTLLSPAQHQRLLDRLAVDFGYTLPDHTGRARGVLRRFRTTTYYDNKHLALSKRVLAHQPRSLRSLGFHPIIERGFMFRHVRDGLTLCTGVTGAGKSTTLDAIIDANNKDFEGHILVVAQPLEYIHTSKQCIVRHREVGTDVKSFTDGMIQGLRQDPDIVIVGEMRDPETISTALETADTGHKVFSTLHTGSAVESIDRIVAEYPSEEQDRIRYRLADVLRCVVSQKLVPAIGGGRVLAKEVLWVTSAVKAAVKNGNTHEVYQMIWQGSDQGMVTLEQDLARLVQIGDITMETAMNYANNKRRFLSLVH; the protein is encoded by the coding sequence GTGGAACACACACCGCACCTTCCCGTCGGCGACGGTTCGCCCGGCGACAACGACCTCTCCGCCCGCCTCGGCGCGGGCGACGGCGGGCCGGCGCTCCAGGCAGAGCGCCTGCTCCCGGACTCGTACTACGAGGTCCTGACTGCCGTGCCGCCGGACCTCGAAGGCGAGGACCGCATCCGGTGGTTCGTCGACCAGATCAACCAGGTCCCGAAGGCGGACCGCGACGCCGTGCAGGTGCTCTACGAGGGCCTCGCGCAGCGCATGATCGACCTCGACGCCTCCGACCTCGACTTCGGCGGGCCGGCGGCCAACGGCACGGTGTGGTACCGCGTCGACGGGCGCAAGCGGGCCGACGAGACCGCCGGCACGTTCTCGATGGACGAGGCCGACCTCGTGATCCTCACCCTCCTGTCCCCGGCCCAGCACCAGCGCCTCCTCGACCGCCTCGCCGTCGACTTCGGCTACACACTCCCCGACCACACCGGGCGCGCGCGCGGCGTCCTCCGCCGCTTCCGCACGACGACCTACTACGACAACAAGCACCTCGCCCTCAGCAAGCGCGTCCTCGCGCACCAGCCGCGCTCGCTGCGCAGCCTCGGCTTCCACCCGATCATCGAGCGCGGGTTCATGTTCCGCCACGTCCGCGACGGGCTGACGCTCTGCACCGGCGTCACCGGGGCCGGCAAGAGTACCACGCTCGACGCCATCATCGACGCCAACAACAAAGACTTCGAGGGGCACATCCTCGTTGTCGCGCAGCCGCTCGAGTACATCCACACCTCGAAGCAGTGCATCGTCCGCCACCGCGAGGTCGGGACCGACGTCAAGAGCTTCACCGACGGGATGATCCAGGGCCTCCGGCAGGACCCCGACATCGTGATCGTCGGCGAGATGCGGGACCCCGAGACGATCTCGACGGCGCTCGAAACGGCCGACACCGGGCACAAGGTGTTCTCGACGCTCCACACCGGCAGCGCGGTCGAGTCCATCGACCGGATCGTGGCAGAGTACCCTTCCGAGGAGCAGGACCGCATCCGGTACCGCCTCGCCGACGTGCTCCGGTGCGTAGTCTCGCAGAAGCTCGTCCCGGCGATCGGCGGCGGGCGCGTCCTCGCCAAAGAGGTGCTGTGGGTGACCTCAGCCGTCAAGGCGGCCGTTAAGAACGGCAACACCCACGAAGTCTACCAGATGATCTGGCAGGGCAGCGACCAGGGCATGGTCACGCTCGAGCAGGACCTCGCACGCCTCGTCCAGATCGGCGACATCACGATGGAGACGGCGATGAACTACGCCAACAACAAGCGACGCTTTCTCTCGCTCGTGCACTGA